The following proteins are encoded in a genomic region of Brachypodium distachyon strain Bd21 chromosome 1, Brachypodium_distachyon_v3.0, whole genome shotgun sequence:
- the LOC100842103 gene encoding protein FAR1-RELATED SEQUENCE 6: MGEGSGRTRSSRAARAQNPSYQEEEEVAAAARRVKAEIADDLNGDPAEDEDEEEVEEGEDEMVVASDEEGGDEDEGEAEGGGGDDGFVPRTLEEALVPRVGTVFNSVDEAFSLYKAYAYRMGFHAVRRTCHNYEGLRYRSTFSCTQSGKPRAGAPSEGPSARYPLRSKRGAATQEKRARRATSEKTGCKAMLIIRDKRVNDRWKVEFVDLEHNHPCTPDMVRFLKAYREMPESAKKKSKITDEMDEMVEKSLSEIAETRKFPTRPKRSVTAGAVVAGLRFSRCDSFVQRFREDDLNAVKKFIEKMQQKKPNLIHSWDLDEESRAKNFFWTDLRSQAQYRYFGDVITLDVTYLQHSRASLPLATLLGVNNHGHLVLLGCGLLSEDSKENYVWLLKRWLSCMNGKAPEAITTSYSDVVAEAVAEVLPHARHRFCFWHILKKLQENVGRTHEKEAICSRFKDVVYDTVTLTDFEKEWGSMVEHYKLKDNEWFSALYSCRKQWAPGYVNHSFWAGTSAIRKVEKPDPYFDGAVTTKTTLPVFLEQYETTLKGKLEREAYDDLRSYYSRLTLLSGLPFEEQLVELYTVPMFQAFQDEIKQLMHVICKEVDRSGNSVTYMVSELIQGKKVDYTVVYNNSDKDVWCICRSFPSRGILCSHALSVLKQENVLMLPSKYILNRWRKDFRILNTPASSSSVALVRELSIFDDLYVRGHEYLEDAIDIGAREPELKEFVLSAMKEAKDKLIRLDQIQQGDQRVDVNMALTGQASTDRRVDVNMTSNTTPLIHGDRMVDANMTLNTTSMIHGDRRVDMEMQTPHLIHAEGRVDMNMASPHLMQRDRRVDMNMSSPHLIQGDRRVDRNLGSPHFIQSDRRVDMNLASPHMIHGDRRVDMNMASPHLIHGDRRVDMNMASPHMMQGDTRVDMNMVSTAQDDGMHTFDLVNVNLEGGSLSMAATDFMQMHPHPTVYHPKQLLSMRDQVIDSNKRPNVETNTYFMGGGMHVG, encoded by the coding sequence ATGGGGGAGGGTTCTGGGCGGACTCGTTCCTCCCGCGCCGCTCGGGCGCAAAACCCTAGCtatcaggaggaggaggaggttgcAGCGGCCGCGAGGCGGGTCAAGGCTGAGATCGCCGACGATCTGAACGGCGACCCCGcggaggatgaggatgaagaggaggtggaggagggcgaggacgAGATGGTTGTCGCCTCCGAcgaggagggcggcgacgaggacgaaggggaggcggaaggcggcggtggggaTGACGGCTTTGTGCCTCGTACGCTGGAGGAGGCCCTGGTGCCGCGGGTGGGCACGGTGTTCAACTCCGTCGACGAGGCATTTTCGCTCTACAAGGCATACGCCTACCGCATGGGATTCCACGCCGTGCGCCGCACCTGCCACAACTACGAGGGGCTTCGCTACCGATCCACCTTCTCATGCACCCAGAGTGGCAAGCCTCGGGCTGGCGCCCCGTCTGAAGGTCCAAGTGCCCGCTACCCACTCCGCAGCAAGCGCGGGGCAGCCACCCAGGAGAAGCGGGCGCGGCGTGCCACATCTGAGAAGACTGGATGCAAGGCGATGCTGATAATTCGTGACAAGCGGGTGAACGATAGGTGgaaggtggagtttgttgacTTGGAGCATAACCATCCTTGCACGCCTGATATGGTGAGGTTCTTAAAGGCCTATAGGGAGATGCCTGAGTCAGCCAAGAAGAAGTCCAAGATCACAGATGAGATGGATGAGATGGTGGAGAAGTCGTTGAGTGAGATTGCTGAGACCAGGAAGTTCCCGACTCGCCCCAAGCGGAGTGTCACTGCTGGAGCTGTTGTTGCTGGGTTGAGGTTTAGTAGATGCGACAGTTTTGTGCAGCGTTTCAGGGAGGATGACCTCAATGCAGTCAAGAAGTTCATTGAAAAGATGCAGCAAAAGAAACCAAACTTAATTCACAGCTGGGATCTTGATGAGGAAAGTCGTGCCAAGAATTTTTTCTGGACTGATTTGAGGTCTCAAGCGCAATACCGCTACTTCGGTGATGTTATTACTCTTGATGTTACTTACTTACAGCACTCTCGTGCTAGCCTCCCATTAGCTACACTCCTTGGAGTGAACAACCACGGCCACCTTGTGCTACTTGGATGTGGTCTGCTCTCCGAAGACAGTAAAGAAAACTATGTTTGGTTGTTGAAAAGGTGGTTGAGCTGTATGAACGGCAAGGCGCCCGAGGCGATTACCACCAGCTATTCAGATGTGGTGGCAGAGGCTGTGGCTGAGGTATTGCCACATGCGAGGCACCGTTTCTGCTTTTGGCATATCTTGAAGAAGCTCCAAGAAAACGTGGGGCGTACACATGAGAAAGAAGCAATTTGTTCAAGATTCAAGGATGTTGTTTATGACACAGTCACTCTTACTGACTTTGAGAAAGAGTGGGGATCCATGGTTGAGCATTACAAGCTCAAAGACAATGAATGGTTCTCCGCACTGTACAGCTGTCGGAAGCAGTGGGCTCCTGGTTATGTCAATCATTCATTCTGGGCTGGTACATCTGCTATCAGGAAGGTCGAAAAACCAGATCCATATTTTGACGGTGCTGTGACAACTAAAACTACCCTGCCAGTTTTTCTTGAGCAATATGAGACTACCCTGAAAGGGAAGTTGGAAAGGGAAGCATATGATGATCTGCGCTCTTATTATTCTAGGCTCACTTTGCTGTCAGGATTACCATTTGAGGAGCAACTTGTGGAGCTCTACACAGTGCCCATGTTTCAGGCATTCCAAGATGAGATCAAGCAATTGATGCATGTGATTTGTAAAGAGGTAGACAGGAGCGGGAATTCAGTTACCTACATGGTCAGTGAGTTAATACAAGGAAAGAAGGTTGACTATACAGTTGTGTACAACAATTCTGACAAGGATGTTTGGTGCATCTGTCGCTCCTTTCCATCACGAGGGATCCTTTGCAGCCATGCTCTATCTGTTCTGAAGCAAGAAAATGTGTTAATGCTGCCATCAAAATACATCCTCAATCGCTGGAGGAAGGACTTCAGAATACTTAACACACCCGCAAGCTCCAGCTCTGTGGCATTAGTGAGAGAACTGAGCATATTTGATGATCTTTATGTGCGTGGCCATGAATATTTAGAAGATGCTATTGACATTGGGGCTAGAGAACCTGAATTAAAGGAGTTTGTGTTGTCAGCCATGAAAGAAGCAAAGGACAAACTAATTAGGCTTGATCAGATCCAGCAAGGTGATCAACGGGTTGATGTAAACATGGCATTAACTGGCCAAGCATCCACAGATAGAAGAGTTGATGTGAACATGACATCAAACACCACTCCCCTCATTCATGGGGACAGAATGGTCGATGCAAATATGACATTAAACACCACATCCATGATTCACGGGGACAGGAGAGTTGATATGGAAATGCAAACACCCCACCTTATCCACGCAGAAGGAAGAGTTGACATGAACATGGCATCTCCCCACTTGATGCAGAGGGACAGAAGAGTTGACATGAATATGTCGTCCCCTCACCTGATTCAGGGGGACAGAAGAGTCGATAGGAACCTGGGGTCGCCACACTTTATACAAAGTGACAGAAGAGTTGATATGAACCTGGCATCACCACATATGATACACGGGGACCGGAGAGTTGATATGAACATGGCGTCGCCACACCTCATACACGGAGACAGAAGAGTTGATATGAACATGGCATCTCCTCACATGATGCAGGGTGATACAAGAGTGGATATGAACATGGTATCCACTGCTCAGGATGATGGGATGCacacttttgatttggtgaacgTAAATCTGGAGGGTGGCTCTTTGTCAATGGCTGCAACTGATTTCATGCAAATGCATCCACATCCAACCGTTTACCATCCCAAACAACTCCTCAGTATGAGAGACCAGGTGATAGACTCAAATAAGAGACCCAATGTCGAAACAAATACGTACTTTATGGGAGGTGGAATGCATGTGGGGTAG